The proteins below are encoded in one region of Anguilla anguilla isolate fAngAng1 chromosome 3, fAngAng1.pri, whole genome shotgun sequence:
- the LOC118223922 gene encoding membrane magnesium transporter 1-like: MASSIWKGLVGIGLFALAHAAFSAAQHRSYMRLTEKENETLPIDIVLQTLLAFIMTCYGIVHIAGEFKEMDASSELKNKSFDTLKNHPSFYVFNHRGRVLFCPPDQEPPCRSGPESLPSNPLRLRKLEPSRH, translated from the exons ATGGCTTCTTCTATTTGGAAGGGTTTAGTCGGTATTGGTCTTTTTGCTTTGGCCCATGCAGCTTTCTCAGCGGCACAAC ATCGATCGTACATGCGACTCACAGAGAAGGAGAATGAAACACTTCCAATAGAC ataGTCCTGCAGACATTGTTAGCATTTATAATGACCTGTTATGGCATAGTCCACATTGCGGGAGAGTTCAAAGAAATGGATGCCTCATCAGAGCTCAAGAACAA GTCGTTCGACACGTTAAAGAATCATCCCTCTTTCTATGTATTCAACCACCGAGGCAGGGTGCTGTTCTGTCCCCCCGACCAGGAGCCCCCCTGTAGGTCGGGCCCAGAGTCCCTGCCCTCCAACCCCCTGAGGCTGCGCAAGCTGGAGCCCTCGCGTCACTGA